Proteins from one Ranitomeya variabilis isolate aRanVar5 chromosome 1, aRanVar5.hap1, whole genome shotgun sequence genomic window:
- the LOC143817495 gene encoding uncharacterized protein LOC143817495 isoform X1 — protein MAAMKQRVKNLNRMSSSSSSEEHLGPEHGGHESENSSSTAAEAEQEQHGQVCVARRRVPKRDEDLIDNDILISLVHERVLLWDTWVPQHSDNVMIRRLWNIRCEFNRKCETCLNDYPNIDSILFSTHSRAF, from the exons AATGTCGTCGTCGTCTTCTTCCGAGGAGCATCTTGGCCCTGAACACGGTGGACAcgaaagtgaa aacagttcttcaactgcagcagaggccgagcaggagcagcatggacaagtttgtgtggcaaggcggcgt GTTCCaaaacgggatgaagacctcattgataatgatatcctcatctccctggtccatgaacgAGTCTtgttgtgggacacctgggttccccagcactcggacaacgtgatgaTACGGCGACTATGGAATATACGCTGTGaattcaaccgcaaatgtgaaacttgcctaaatgattacccaaacattgatagtattttattttcaactcattcaagagccttttag
- the LOC143817495 gene encoding uncharacterized protein LOC143817495 isoform X2 translates to MSSSSSSEEHLGPEHGGHESENSSSTAAEAEQEQHGQVCVARRRVPKRDEDLIDNDILISLVHERVLLWDTWVPQHSDNVMIRRLWNIRCEFNRKCETCLNDYPNIDSILFSTHSRAF, encoded by the exons ATGTCGTCGTCGTCTTCTTCCGAGGAGCATCTTGGCCCTGAACACGGTGGACAcgaaagtgaa aacagttcttcaactgcagcagaggccgagcaggagcagcatggacaagtttgtgtggcaaggcggcgt GTTCCaaaacgggatgaagacctcattgataatgatatcctcatctccctggtccatgaacgAGTCTtgttgtgggacacctgggttccccagcactcggacaacgtgatgaTACGGCGACTATGGAATATACGCTGTGaattcaaccgcaaatgtgaaacttgcctaaatgattacccaaacattgatagtattttattttcaactcattcaagagccttttag